A DNA window from Xiphias gladius isolate SHS-SW01 ecotype Sanya breed wild chromosome 3, ASM1685928v1, whole genome shotgun sequence contains the following coding sequences:
- the LOC120788048 gene encoding protein FAM83G-like encodes MALSQIQCLDDNHVNPRASESKPEFLYCEDQRVALEALLRDGREAFFEYLQDRGLQGFLSDPELETLAGAVEPYDPGSEIFPGNAGDDDDDDEPPLSLHYWPELSDTSTPQLDLGWPDSDAYRGVTRATVYTQPPLDGQAHIKEVVRKTIAQAQKVIAVVMDVFTDVDIFRDLLNAGFKRRVSVYILLERTALPHFLSMCQRANMHAGHLKHLRVRCTEGAEFYTRSCTKVRGQLGHRFMFIDGDKAVSGSYSFTWMSSRLDRNLITVVTGQAVDAFDRLFRFLNMTSSCVDLRQVATAPEPESLPQPATVAPPSAAVARKLYNPKYALVASCNPSLIPSAGHNSPKEPQNSENSRNPEIPETKKRRQRRHTKDAIQEAPPLHPGLTNLEKACLISYLPTWPEPDPPSDVIGFINIRDANKPTQVHLQRSEMFETSQAIRFSRPFSMPKETLPEVAQPRQLTAKPEKMNKLQPTQNKTKAEESLVDSVQPTQLKAEPGDIKPKGEAPEQKSSESGQKSEPDKDTTKALNTGNKLHSHTPINQDAGHNAHLNAQSSSKTSTPNTGRPSYTTQTVTTESPKPQSLPGSNIKKEAETSLNAQSAVVYSGRVLNIPWS; translated from the exons ATGGCTCTGTCCCAGATACAGTGCCTCGACGATAACCACGTGAACCCGCGGGCGAGCGAGTCCAAACCGGAGTTCCTCTACTGCGAAGACCAGCGGGTCGCACTGGAGGCTCTCCTCCGGGACGGTCGCGAGGCGTTCTTCGAGTACCTGCAGGACCGCGGCCTGCAGGGTTTCCTCTCAGACCCGGAGCTGGAGACCCTCGCCGGGGCGGTGGAGCCCTATGACCCGGGCTCGGAGATCTTCCCGGGGAATGCGGgggacgacgacgacgacgacgagcCCCCGCTGTCACTGCATTACTGGCCCGAGCTGTCGGACACATCCACACCTCAGTTGGACCTGGGCTGGCCCGACAGCGATGCTTACCGGGGCGTGACGCGCGCTACCGTTTACACGCAGCCACCTCTGGACGGTCAGGCGCACATCAAGGAGGTTGTCAGGAAGACGATCGCGCAGGCGCAAAAA GTGATAGCAGTGGTGATGGATGTCTTCACTGATGTTGACATCTTCAGAGATTTGCTAAATGCCGGTTTCAAGAGGAGGGTTTCTGTCTACATCCTGCTGGAACGCACAGCCCTACCTCATTTCCTGTCCATGTGTCAGAGGGCCAACATGCACGCCGGACACCTCAAG CACCTTCGTGTTCGCTGCACAGAAGGAGCAGAGTTCTACACTAGGTCGTGCACCAAGGTCAGAGGGCAACTGGGACACAGATTCATGTTCATTGATGGAGACAAAGCTGTGTCTGGGTCGTACAG TTTCACCTGGATGTCCTCACGGCTGGACAGAAACCTCATCACCGTGGTTACAGGCCAGGCAGTGGATGCTTTCGACCGACTGTTTCGCTTCCTTAACATGACATCCAGCTGTGTTGACCTCCGGCAGGTCGCCACGGCGCCTGAACCTGAGTCCCTCCCACAGCCAGCCACTGTCGCCcctccttctgctgctgttgctaggAAACTGTATAACCCCAAATATGCACTGGTTGCTTCATGCAACCCCAGCCTGATCCCCTCTGCTGGCCACAATAGCCCCAAAGAGCCCCAAAATTCAGAGAACTCCAGGAACCCAGAGATCCCAGAAACcaagaagaggaggcagaggaggcaTACTAAAGACGCTATACAGGAGGCGCCTCCTCTCCATCCTGGACTTACCAATTTAGAGAAGGCATGCTTAATCTCATACCTGCCCACCTGGCCAGAGCCTGACCCCCCCAGTGATGTAATTGGGTTCATTAACATTCGGGATGCCAACAAACCAACTCAGGTCCATCTGCAGCGATCTGAGATGTTTGAAACAAGCCAAGCAATCAGGTTTAGCCGTCCATTCAGCATGCCTAAGGAAACCCTGCCAGAGGTTGCCCAGCCCAGACAGCTTACTGCTAAACCCGAGAAAATGAATAAACTCCAGCcaactcaaaataaaacaaaagctgaagaGTCTTTGGTAGACAGTGTCCAGCCAACACAACTCAAAGCAGAGCCGGGTGACATCAAACCTAAAGGAGAAGCACCTGAACAGAAATCATCAGAGTCTGGGCAAAAGTCCGAACcagacaaagacacaacaaAGGCTCTGAACACTGGGAATAaactgcattcacacacacccatcAACCAAGATGCAGGCCACAACGCTCATCTGAATGCACAGTCCAGTAGCAAGACATCCACTCCTAACACTGGGAGGCCTTCATACACTACACAAACTGTCACCACAGAAAGTCCTAAGCCACAGTCCCTCCCAGgatcaaacattaaaaaggaagCAGAAACTAGTTTAAACGCACAAAGTGCTGTTGTGTACAGTGGGAGGGTGCTCAACATACCCTGGAGTTGA
- the LOC120783815 gene encoding uncharacterized protein PB18E9.04c-like yields MTPNIQTPTFYSHISNSSASAMHPQSVSSPSLCEKNHIPIFTVQSRTATSVYTSVPSTSCSSSLPPLMSSSTTLNPPLPPCSASSSLTSTPPIPKPRTVQLVIKDDGTSDKKLPEISVVKRPECLASRGQLVVHSTSDVANVVQTPPEKESETVPQLQNNSGSKTRAQKDSENTGSPEVASQQKQNVTSQETEGEEKKQSATGTKPKAQLNVLITDAPKAENVNIQEIIPKEVEPKSLTSAVCKITPKTETDCAATVQTDTKAPEKTLIGCEFGKVPNEKSENVLQRTTYLARPHERQRMSYCELDPPDIDMLETVDSLKGSIHTSVPATTNSHISKDSGDDSTHSQQGNPSVTSAHHTDNKPNTAKHKHLSITSQESQQTPKAQGSLHTPERPLRLYFLDTHMPDLCSRTAEQESRPLTAVVRTPTPDGFLPRMPTPDSRMHTPEPRPYTPASRMPTPGVSDGYISPRGGSTVSTTSEEYYECSDSSFHEPVFDRAAFRNHGTTVDHDSFTQTNTPNATTITTTATSPAYINNTTSTTMLGTTDSNTSSNETQSLSGPARVSTSDHLKQAKESTEVVDKDQEAQPQAPKRKQVLNQSAGQRLVDRGVTPSESTKKATDAKRLSTGDLNPEKVSSEKPDKEKVVDKALKPGGVERRDRPQSTRETEGQRVSFQYAPAERH; encoded by the exons ATGACTCCTAACATCCAGACTCCCACCTTCTACAGCCACATTTCCAACTCCTCTGCTTCTGCCATGCATCCTCAGTCGGTCAGTTCCCCCTCCCTTTGTGAGAAAAATCACATCCctatttttacagtgcagtcaAGGACAGCTACCAGTGTTTACACTTCTGTGCCCTCCACCAGCTGCTCatcttcccttcctcctcttatGTCTTCTTCTACGACTCTAAATCCTCCCCTACCTCCGTGCTCAGCATCCTCTTCTTTGACCTCAACTCCTCCCATCCCTAAACCTCGTACTGTCCAGCTAGTTATCAAAGACGATGGCACCAGCGACAAGAAGCTGCCAGAGATTAGTGTTGTAAAGAGACCTGAGTGCTTGGCCAGCAGGGGGCAATTAGTGGTCCACAGTACATCTGATGTAGCAAATGTGGTGCAGACACCACCAGAAAAAGAGTCAGAGACTGTCCCACAACTGCAGAACAACAGTGGGAGCAAAACAAGAGCTCAAAAAGACAGTGAGAACACAGGAAGCCCAGAAGTAGCTTCACAGCAAAAGCAGAATGTTACTTCCCAAGAGACAGAgggtgaggaaaaaaagcaatcagCCACTGGAACCAAACCAAAAGCccaattaaatgttttgataacTGATGCACCAAAGGCAGAAAATGTGAATATTCAAGAAATAATTCCAAAAGAAGTTGAGCCAAAGAGTTTGACATCAGCAGTCTGCAAAATAACcccaaagacagagacagactgtgCAGCCACAGTACAGACAGACACCAAGGCCCCAGAAAAAACCCTTATAGGCTGTGAGTTTGGTAAAGtgccaaatgaaaaaagtgaaaatgtgttacAACGCACAACATACCTTGCAAGACCTCATGAACGTCAGAGAATGTCATATTGTGAATTGGATCCACCTGATATAGATATGTTGGAGACTGTGGACTCTTTAAAAGGTTCGATACACACTTCTGTTCCTGCAACAACTAACTCACACATATCCAAAGACAGCGGCGATGACAGTACGCACAGTCAGCAAGGTAATCCGAGTGTCACATCAGCCCACCACACAGACAATAAGCCAAATACGGCAAAACATAAACACCTCAGTATCACCTCTCAAGAATCCCAACAGACCCCCAAAGCACAGGGAAGCTTACACACTCCTGAAAGACCCCTACGCTTATATTtcttggacacacacatgccagaCTTATGTTCACGGACCGCTGAGCAAGAATCGCGGCCATTAACCGCTGTGGTACGGACTCCTACTCCAGATGGATTTTTACCACGCATGCCAACCCCAGACTCACGAATGCACACACCGGAACCACGGCCATACACTCCAGCCTCACGAATGCCTACGCCCGGCGTTAGCGACGGGTATATCTCACCGCGGGGGGGCTCCACTGTCTCCACCACCTCGGAGGAGTATTATGAATGTAGTGACTCTTCATTCCATGAACCTGTTTTCGACCGAGCAGCTTTTCGCAACCACGGGACGACAGTGGATCATGATAGcttcacacagacaaataccCCAAATGCTACAACCAttaccaccactgccaccagtCCTGCATATATAAATAACACCACTAGTACTACTATGTTAGGCACTACAGACAGCAATACCTCTAGTAATGAAACACAGAGTTTGTCTGGGCCTGCTAGAGTGtccactt CAGACCATCTTAAACAGGCTAAAGAATCGACAGAGGTAGTAGACAAAGACCAGGAGGCCCAACCCCAAGCCCCTAAAAGAAAACAGGTGCTAAACCaatcagcaggacaaagactGGTCGACAGAGGAGTGACTCCAAGTGAATCAACCAAGAAGGCAACGGATGCAAAGCGACTGTCCACTGGTGACCTTAATCCAGAGAAGGTTTCTTCTGAGAAACCAGACAAAGAGAAAGTTGTGGACAAAGCACTAAAACCCGGTGGtgtggagaggagagacaggccCCAGTCAACCAGAGAGACTGAGGGACAGAGG GTGTCTTTTCAGTATGCACCAGCAGAGCGTCACTAA